In Xenopus laevis strain J_2021 chromosome 2S, Xenopus_laevis_v10.1, whole genome shotgun sequence, a genomic segment contains:
- the LOC108709297 gene encoding V-set domain-containing T-cell activation inhibitor 1 isoform X1 — protein sequence MGGCCYIALAIGTTLSCIMFLQGECLYISCTDGLYISSSERKIPGNISALLGPSGVSLLLGAGYCVCAGSFPEQVSMIAIIIILLLLIALIIGLGIAGSKLTIAVTGVYTVGRIGDDAILGCTFIPDTAQANNIQWVKVGTSGVVYKYENGKSVLTDQNAVFRGRTSLFISQIIAGNASLKLTQVKLSDAGTYKCIISNAKGTGDDTLTFKVGGYTTVTMTRPSNDTLRCTSSDWYPKPNVTWESTSGANMTNAIKTSYPPALFNLTDVTSELSGAQLGLEYTCKIQTDLARALGVSMLTDYGLQTTSRLDVFNSAAPLSTPCRMICVFLLSLLQGSVCH from the exons ATGGGTGGGTGCTGCTATATTGCTTTAGCTATAGGTACAACACTATCTTGTATTATGTTTTTGCAGGGAGAATGCCTGTATATTAGCTGCACAGACGGACTTTATATAAGCAGCAGTGAGAGAAAAATACCAGGGAATATTAGTGCTTTGCTGGGGCCCAGTGGAGTCTCACTTCTCCTGGGGGCTGGATATTGTGTCTGTGCTGGTTCCTTCCCCGAGCAAGTAAG CATGATCGCTATCATCATTATCCTGTTGCTCCTAATCGCCCTGATTATTGGACTTGGCATCGCAG GGAGCAAACTGACCATCGCTGTGACAGGGGTGTACACAGTGGGGCGCATAGGTGATGATGCAATTTTAGGCTGCACCTTCATCCCAGACACAGCTCAGGCGAATAACATCCAATGGGTGAAGGTGGGGACGAGTGGTGTGGTGTACAAGTACGAGAATGGAAAGAGTGTATTGACTGATCAGAATGCAGTCTTCAGAGGCCGCACCTCCCTCTTCATCAGCCAGATCATAGCGGGTAATGCCTCCCTAAAGCTCACCCAGGTAAAGCTGTCCGACGCCGGCACCTACAAGTGTATCATCTCCAACGCCAAAGGAACCGGCGACGACACCCTGACATTCAAGGTTGGAG GTTATACCACTGTGACTATGACCAGACCCTCCAACGACACCCTCCGTTGTACATCTTCAGACTGGTACCCCAAGCCTAATGTCACTTGGGAAAGTACCTCTGGAGCCAACATGACCAACGCCATCAAAACCAGCTACCCGCCAGCTCTCTTTAACCTCACTGACGTGACTTCAGAACTGAGTGGGGCCCAACTGGGCTTGGAGTATACCTGCAAGATACAGACAGACCTGGCTCGTGCACTAGGGGTCTCAATGCTAACAG ATTATGGGCTCCAAACCACATCTCGACTGGATGTATTTAACTCTGCGGCCCCTCTCTCAACCCCTTGCCGCATGATCTGTGTCTTCCTCCTGTCTCTCCTTCAGGGATCTGTCTGTCACTAG
- the LOC108709297 gene encoding V-set domain-containing T-cell activation inhibitor 1 isoform X2, which produces MPGIGKTIFRIMIAIIIILLLLIALIIGLGIAGSKLTIAVTGVYTVGRIGDDAILGCTFIPDTAQANNIQWVKVGTSGVVYKYENGKSVLTDQNAVFRGRTSLFISQIIAGNASLKLTQVKLSDAGTYKCIISNAKGTGDDTLTFKVGGYTTVTMTRPSNDTLRCTSSDWYPKPNVTWESTSGANMTNAIKTSYPPALFNLTDVTSELSGAQLGLEYTCKIQTDLARALGVSMLTDYGLQTTSRLDVFNSAAPLSTPCRMICVFLLSLLQGSVCH; this is translated from the exons ATGCCTGGTATTGGCAAAACCATCTTCCGCAT CATGATCGCTATCATCATTATCCTGTTGCTCCTAATCGCCCTGATTATTGGACTTGGCATCGCAG GGAGCAAACTGACCATCGCTGTGACAGGGGTGTACACAGTGGGGCGCATAGGTGATGATGCAATTTTAGGCTGCACCTTCATCCCAGACACAGCTCAGGCGAATAACATCCAATGGGTGAAGGTGGGGACGAGTGGTGTGGTGTACAAGTACGAGAATGGAAAGAGTGTATTGACTGATCAGAATGCAGTCTTCAGAGGCCGCACCTCCCTCTTCATCAGCCAGATCATAGCGGGTAATGCCTCCCTAAAGCTCACCCAGGTAAAGCTGTCCGACGCCGGCACCTACAAGTGTATCATCTCCAACGCCAAAGGAACCGGCGACGACACCCTGACATTCAAGGTTGGAG GTTATACCACTGTGACTATGACCAGACCCTCCAACGACACCCTCCGTTGTACATCTTCAGACTGGTACCCCAAGCCTAATGTCACTTGGGAAAGTACCTCTGGAGCCAACATGACCAACGCCATCAAAACCAGCTACCCGCCAGCTCTCTTTAACCTCACTGACGTGACTTCAGAACTGAGTGGGGCCCAACTGGGCTTGGAGTATACCTGCAAGATACAGACAGACCTGGCTCGTGCACTAGGGGTCTCAATGCTAACAG ATTATGGGCTCCAAACCACATCTCGACTGGATGTATTTAACTCTGCGGCCCCTCTCTCAACCCCTTGCCGCATGATCTGTGTCTTCCTCCTGTCTCTCCTTCAGGGATCTGTCTGTCACTAG